The sequence CGTGTAGAATAGAAGTGGTAAATAGAAATTCTTCGTCCACTTTTAACCCTTGGGCTAATGCCAATCCCGCACTAAAGAAATACGTCCGGTAACAATGCTTCAGGAGGGAAGGGCTGTAGACATCGTTGGCTTCTTCTATGGCAAGTGTGGCTAGTTTGGAATCAGGTATGCCGATATGGGCTATATCTGCTTCCCGGTATGATTTAATCCCTAGCCATGTGAGAAGCCTGTCTTTGTTTTCCGTAAGCTTTGCCGTCAATAGTGCTCGTTTGAACTGTGAGACCTCCCTGCTGTTCAATATCCCCAAGTCATTGTAAATGCTTTTCATTGCTGTTTTGCTTTCTGATGAAGTGCAAATTTACAAAAACATACTAACTAGTATGTTTTTAATGAAAAAAATTATGTCAATGTGTTGAGATAGGTAGTGAGTTGGTCCAGGTACGCGTGATACGGGCGTTTACTATTCTCTAGTTTACCGAGGTTTCGGGCTCCCCAATACCCCGAAAGGATAAAAAGAGCTGCTGATGCGGGATTGATAGTGTTATGGACAGATCCATTTTTCTGTCCATTTTCCAGAAAATCCGTCAATGACCGGATCCACTGATTGACAAGTTCGTTTAGGGCCTTGGAAAAGGAGGTGTCCCATGGGGTCATTTCTTGTACTAGATTGGACGCAGGACAGCCACAAGCCACCGTTAGCGTGTCGTCTTTCAGGAGAAGATGCTGCATCAAGGCATAAATAGCATTTTGAGGACTATCTTCGCGACCCAGTAGGGCTACAAACTTACTGGAAAGTCGAGGTTTGAGTATTTCTTCGACCATCGCAATTCCCATCTCATCTTTGTTTTTAAAATGGTAGTAAAATGCTCCTTTGGTAACCTTAGTGGTGGCAAGGATCTCATCGATACTCGTGGCCCTGTAGCCATTGGTATAGATGAGGTCAAAGGCTTTGTTGAGAATGGTCGAACGCGTTATTTCAGCTTTTTTCACGTGAATGTTGTTTGGCCTTTACAAAGAAACAAAATTAGTTGGACATGGGCTTTTTATACTTCCCACCAAAAGGGCACCGCATTCCATGGAATGCACCGTCACGTTCGACCAAGATCAATTCATGATTGGTCAAATGAAATGGAGAGTTTTCTAATCATGCTTTTCGACTATTTTCGTGATTTCCACATCAAACTGATCCGGCTTCAATGAAATTCCATAGTGGTCAAGAAGGTAACTTCTGGCTCCATCAAAGGTTTTGAACGGGAATTTTAACTCAAAATATCCATTTAATTTGGTCCTATCAGTGACATAAATTTGGAACCTGTTTTCCAATTCATCCACTAAACCTTGCATGGGGACACCATTTCCTTGCCAATAGTTGCCGCTGGTGGAGGTTCCTCCTCCTGAATAAGCTTTTGTCGTATCCACGGCATGTCGAATAAAGAGGCTGTCATTTGCTATATCCAAGGCATAGCCTGCTACTTCCTTTTGCTCCTGGATAAGGTCATAATCCAGTTCATGCAATAAAGATCGGACGATGGTGGGCCTTCTTTCATTTGGGGGCAAATCCTTAGGGAATTTAAAGCGAACATCATAGTTGTTTTGATCGTTAACTGAAATCCTGCTTTTACTTTTTTGGAGGAGGAACGTGAGGTTTTCAGCCAGGGTTTGGTTGACTAGGCTGTATTCCCTAAGGTTAAACTGGAAGCCGACTACTTCCTCGTCCATGTAATCATTTTTAGTGACAGTGATGGGGTAGATGTGGTTGAGACGTAGTTCTTTGTTCAGGGGAGCTGCTGGATTGTTTGTCACTACTTGCGGATCATGTTTTTTATGGAGCAACTCATCTATCATATCATTGGTAAGTAGTGATGGATGTCCTTTCCATTTCAAAATTCCCTTTTCATCGATCAAAAATGTCGTTGGATAAGCATTGACTTCGTATTTGTGGATCGTTTGATAGCTTGTATCTGTGCCTACATGGGCCAAATACTCCTTTTTAGACAGAAATGTGGAAATATCTTCCTCCTTTTCATACGTTATGGCTATAAATGAAATATTGTCATTTTTGTATTCTTCAGTAAGGTCGTTTAGATGGGGAATCGTATAGATACAAGGAGCGCAGCTCGTAAACCAGAAGTCCAAAACGATTGCTTGGCCTGTTGTTTTTGGCACATCACCATTATCATGATTTACCCATGTATCCACCTCAATGGCTGGAGCTTTTTCCCCAACCGCCACCTGAGCAATAGCCTTGAATAAAAGGAGCATCAATGGGATGGTTAAAAGTGTTTTTTTCATAAAAGGTTAATGATTAAAATCTGATTATCTGAGATTTTGTACCAATATTAATAAAACAATAAACTTAGGGAAAATAGCATTGACCCTATAGGTTTTGGTTACGTGCAACAGTGCGAATATAATTAATGAAAAATGCGATTAAATATATGATATTTAATCCATATGAGCTTGTGCGGGCAGCTTTACGTCCTCATGATGCTTATTGATTAGTTCTTCAGGTAGATTTAAAAATCGCGCGGCATTATTATATAGAATATCTCTTTTCTGTTTGTCTGTTAGCCAATCAATTTCAAAGATGATTTTGAGATTTTTTTCGACCGTTCCAAAATAGTCTGATCCAAACATTAAGCGGTCTCCTAGTCCTGCTTCGTATAATTTTCTGAGATTTGGTTCCCATATTACTTTGGGCAAAAATATACTGACTGCGGATATCTCACAGTAAATTTGTGGATACTTCTTCATAATCTGGATAGCTTCGTCCGAATATTCGTTTCCGAAATGCATCAAATAAATCTTTAAGTCTGGATACTTTTCAAGTATAGGACTTAATAAGGCAGGGTTAGCATATTTAGGATTATAATTGGGGTTTTCTTCAATTACCTGTTTGGTAGGAGGTCCTGAGTCCGAATGGATACCAATTGGGAGATTAAATTCGGAAGCAATTTTCCAATAATGCGATAACCTTTCATCAGTAGGGGGTACTCCGTAATAGTTGTATAAAGATTCCCCCATACTTCTAAATTTTTCATTTTTATAAATTTCACGTAGTTCGTCTTCCGAAAAAAAAGTTTTGGTACATGGTTCATCCTGCTTTACCGTACCTCGACAAGGAAATATTAACCCTGCCCATATTCTATCATCAGCCTTTGCATACATATTTGCATACTTTAGGTTGCCACCCCCGATTACCAATACTATATTGTTTTTATTGAAATTTTCAATTGACCATTTAAGTTTTGCTTTATCAATATCAGTATCCATCGCATTATATATTTCATTATCTTTATACCCTTTGGTGATATGGTAATGCATGTCAATAATAGGCTGATTTTTAAGGAAGTGCTCCATTGATTCTTGAGCATATCCAGTAGTACTATACACCATTAATGTAATCAAAAGTATTTTATTGATCATATTGATATAATTTTTTAGGTTCTTTCATTTTAAAATAAACTGCTTTAGAAAGCCAAGAACTATAATCAAAAAAGCCTCTTAAGCTGTTGAATCATAAAGGTAAATATAGGACCGGTATGCTGGGATGCTATTATGACAATCTCTGTAGAACTAATCGTCCATATTTATTATAGAGTTAGAATAGTTGAAGTTTTCCATCAATAACACTACGAAACTAAGATACTAAAATATTTGAATGGATGAAAGTGCCTGATAATCAGTTGATAGATCGCAAGTTGTTTTTATGGAAGTAATAAAGGGAGTAAGTAAGATTATTAATCCTGATTTTATGAAGAGGAAATCTATTTGGGGCTTGTGGCAGATAATAGATGAGGAGAATGAGGATAGCGACGTCTTAAATGTTCTTTAAGGGGGGTAAGTGAATTCAAGAAATAACTATGTCTATGCCTTATCGGATCTTGAGAAATATTCCATTTTAAACGGGATCATAGCGTTAATTTAGTTTGAGCCAAAGAGTATATCAGAATCTTAGTGTTTTTCCCTGATTCTAAAACTCAAAATGGAGTGTTTTTTATCTTTAGTAGTACATTATCATATTAGAATCCCATTAGAAATGAACCATTTTTTGCCATTTCCCGTCAGTAATATTTAATATTGATTGGAATTATATACCCTTTAAAATAGATCAGTGAAAAAAATATTGCTAGTAGAGGATGATAGCCGTGTCAGTGCATTTATCATAAAAGGCCTGCAAGAAGAAGGTTATGACGTGGCCCTGGCCATGGATGGCAAGACGGGGCTCCAGATGGCCCTGCAAGGCAATTATGACTTGGTTATTTTGGATATTATGATTCCTGAAATGAACGGGATAGAGGTCTGTAAAGCTCTTCGCAAACAGCATACACACGTACCAGTGCTGTTTTTGACGGCATTGGGGAGCACCGAAAATGTGGTGATGGGCCTGGACAGTGGGGCAGACGACTACCTTTCTAAGCCGTTTAAGTTTATCGAACTGCTGGCCAGGGTGCGGACCCTGATGAGAAGGTCCACATATAGCAGTGGAAGTGAAAGCAAAACGGAAAGTACTTATCAGTTTGGGGACCTTGAGCTGGATGATGAGACCAAGACGGTGCTTCGAAACGGGATGGCCATCAGCCTGACCTCTACCGAATACCGCTTGCTGCTGATGTTTATGAAAAACCAGCGCAGAGTACTCTCGCGGATCGATATTTTGGAAGAGGTCTGGGGGATTGATTTTGATATGGGTACCAATGTGGTGGATGTTTATGTAAATTACCTGCGGAAGAAGCTGGAGAAATACCAAGGCCCTAGGTTGATTCAGACCGTCATCGGAATGGGGTACGTGCTAAAAGAAGCCGAATGAAAACACAGAACAAGATCGTTTATGTCCTGCTGATCGTTTTTTTCAGCTATACCTTGCTGTTCAGCGGGTTTATCTATTATTCCATTTCCAATTATGCCTTTACGGATTTTTATAAGCGGCTTGAAATCAGGGCAATTACCACTGCAAAGTCCCAGTTGGAGAATGAAGGGGAAGGGAATATCATCCGTGAGCTACGGCAGGAATACTTGGAGGTGCTTCCTGATGAGGAGATTAAAATGTATAAGCTTCCGGAAAGCGGTGACTGGCGGGGAATACGTGAGCTTGGAGAGTTTAAAGATGGCTTTATTGATGAAATCCTCGAGGACGGCACCAGTATGTACAATGACAGCAGGACCTTCTTTTACGGTACCACGTACACAACGGTGGGCAAGGCCACTTATTTGGTAATCATTTCAGCCGAAAATTACTTTATTACCCATCACGTGCACTATTTGCGAAACTTGCTTTTCACCTCTTTGGCGATTGCCTTTGTGATCATCTTGGTAGTGGCCTTTTTGTTTACCCGAAAATACATCCAGCCGATCAACGACATCATCGAAAAGGTAAAGGAGATCAGTTCGGAAAACCTGCACCTCCGGCTCAATCAGCAGTCCAAAAACGACGATACGATCAGTCAGCTATCCCAGACCTTTAATGATATGCTCAACCGGTTGGAGACTTCGTTTGAGACCCAGAAGAATTTTATCAGCAATGCGAGCCATGAGCTGAACACGCCGCTGACCAGCATCATTGGTGAGGCAGATGTGACGCTCAGCAAGGTTCGCAGACCAGAGGAATACATCATGGCCCTGCAGACCATTTTGGAAGAAGCCGAAAAGCTGGACAAGAAAACCAAGGCCCTGCTGATGCTGGCACAAACGGGGTTTGACGGGAAGCGGCAAAAATTCCAAATGCTGCGCACCGACCAACTGATCATGGACGTTAAGGATACTGTGGAGAAGATCTATCCCGGGAGCAAGATTAGCATCGATTTCAGCCTCTTGCCCGAGAATCCCTACCGGCTAAAAATCAATGCCAACGAGGCACTCCTTCACCTTGCCCTTTCCAATATCATCTTGAACGGTTGTAAATATTCGGATTTTAACCCCGTCCATGTTGCCTTGGGTGTGTCAGACGGAAAAGTGATCATCATTGTAAAAGACGAGGGCATCGGCATTCCGGATTCGGAGATGAAATACATTTATGACCCTTACTTTAGGGCCTCCAACACCAAGAACCATGAGGGATATGGCATCGGGCTTCCTTTGGCCCGCAACATCGTCAGGATGCACCGTGGTGAACTGGTGGTGAATTCTACCGAGAATGAAGGCACTACCGTCCAGATCACCCTTCCTTGCTTTTTCACCAATCAAGAGATCAAAGAGGGCAAAGCGGAACAGATCGTAAAAGCCTATCGTGAAGGCCGTACCACCCAAGTGTCCAGTAATCTTTAATTCCCCCTACCTAGCCTACTACCGTCAAAAGCCCGCATTTGTAATGCGGGCTTCAAGCAAGGTAATTATAATGCCCTCTGTCATTCTCCAAGGACAATCCTTGGCGATATATACTGAAAAAATGCTGGGTTGATGAAGCCCTAATCAATTCTAATCTCATCCTAATCTAATTCTTAATCCCCTCTAATAGGTGGTGTGTAGTTTTGCTTACGATCATTAAAAAAGCGGGATAGATGAGAAAAACAGTACTAATACCAACTGATTTTACGGTGAAGTCATTAAACCTCGTAAAATCAGCTTTGAATGCAAATGAGGAATGTCAGCTGGAAATCATTCTTGTACACGGTTTGTACCTTCCGGATTCTATTACCGAAATGCTTTTTTTTAGAAAAAAAGAAGCCATTAGGAAATTGGAAAACCCAGCATTTGAAGAATCCTGTCAGTTGC comes from Echinicola vietnamensis DSM 17526 and encodes:
- a CDS encoding TetR/AcrR family transcriptional regulator, with protein sequence MKKAEITRSTILNKAFDLIYTNGYRATSIDEILATTKVTKGAFYYHFKNKDEMGIAMVEEILKPRLSSKFVALLGREDSPQNAIYALMQHLLLKDDTLTVACGCPASNLVQEMTPWDTSFSKALNELVNQWIRSLTDFLENGQKNGSVHNTINPASAALFILSGYWGARNLGKLENSKRPYHAYLDQLTTYLNTLT
- a CDS encoding redoxin domain-containing protein, translating into MKKTLLTIPLMLLLFKAIAQVAVGEKAPAIEVDTWVNHDNGDVPKTTGQAIVLDFWFTSCAPCIYTIPHLNDLTEEYKNDNISFIAITYEKEEDISTFLSKKEYLAHVGTDTSYQTIHKYEVNAYPTTFLIDEKGILKWKGHPSLLTNDMIDELLHKKHDPQVVTNNPAAPLNKELRLNHIYPITVTKNDYMDEEVVGFQFNLREYSLVNQTLAENLTFLLQKSKSRISVNDQNNYDVRFKFPKDLPPNERRPTIVRSLLHELDYDLIQEQKEVAGYALDIANDSLFIRHAVDTTKAYSGGGTSTSGNYWQGNGVPMQGLVDELENRFQIYVTDRTKLNGYFELKFPFKTFDGARSYLLDHYGISLKPDQFDVEITKIVEKHD
- a CDS encoding amidohydrolase family protein produces the protein MINKILLITLMVYSTTGYAQESMEHFLKNQPIIDMHYHITKGYKDNEIYNAMDTDIDKAKLKWSIENFNKNNIVLVIGGGNLKYANMYAKADDRIWAGLIFPCRGTVKQDEPCTKTFFSEDELREIYKNEKFRSMGESLYNYYGVPPTDERLSHYWKIASEFNLPIGIHSDSGPPTKQVIEENPNYNPKYANPALLSPILEKYPDLKIYLMHFGNEYSDEAIQIMKKYPQIYCEISAVSIFLPKVIWEPNLRKLYEAGLGDRLMFGSDYFGTVEKNLKIIFEIDWLTDKQKRDILYNNAARFLNLPEELINKHHEDVKLPAQAHMD
- a CDS encoding response regulator transcription factor produces the protein MKKILLVEDDSRVSAFIIKGLQEEGYDVALAMDGKTGLQMALQGNYDLVILDIMIPEMNGIEVCKALRKQHTHVPVLFLTALGSTENVVMGLDSGADDYLSKPFKFIELLARVRTLMRRSTYSSGSESKTESTYQFGDLELDDETKTVLRNGMAISLTSTEYRLLLMFMKNQRRVLSRIDILEEVWGIDFDMGTNVVDVYVNYLRKKLEKYQGPRLIQTVIGMGYVLKEAE
- a CDS encoding sensor histidine kinase → MKTQNKIVYVLLIVFFSYTLLFSGFIYYSISNYAFTDFYKRLEIRAITTAKSQLENEGEGNIIRELRQEYLEVLPDEEIKMYKLPESGDWRGIRELGEFKDGFIDEILEDGTSMYNDSRTFFYGTTYTTVGKATYLVIISAENYFITHHVHYLRNLLFTSLAIAFVIILVVAFLFTRKYIQPINDIIEKVKEISSENLHLRLNQQSKNDDTISQLSQTFNDMLNRLETSFETQKNFISNASHELNTPLTSIIGEADVTLSKVRRPEEYIMALQTILEEAEKLDKKTKALLMLAQTGFDGKRQKFQMLRTDQLIMDVKDTVEKIYPGSKISIDFSLLPENPYRLKINANEALLHLALSNIILNGCKYSDFNPVHVALGVSDGKVIIIVKDEGIGIPDSEMKYIYDPYFRASNTKNHEGYGIGLPLARNIVRMHRGELVVNSTENEGTTVQITLPCFFTNQEIKEGKAEQIVKAYREGRTTQVSSNL